In one window of Chryseobacterium sp. JV274 DNA:
- a CDS encoding TonB-dependent receptor yields the protein MKKIFTSVLFCASIFFYAQTGSLSGNINDDSKIALPGAKISLSPGNIYTTSDEHGNFVFLNVPPGSYTMKIDYLGYGVHEYNVTVESEKNTRQNIIFDKKETSIAEVVVSGATLKNQARALNKQKNNANITNVISSDQIGRFPDANIGDALKRVPGVTIQNDQGEARNLIIRGLAPNLNSVTLNGDRIPSAEGDNRNVQMDLIPSDMISTIEVNKTLTPDMDADAIGGSVNLITRASPNGQRISATVAGGYNPIREKGNYTAGFVYGNRFLDKKLGAVFSFSYNNNNFGSDNIEPVWSQANDLAQTVYVSKMGVRYYNEHRIRHSFDLNMDYEFNSKNKIYASAMYNFRNDKETRLALGYKIKPVYNADETEITDWKGSITRQNKGGDADNDNTRLEKQKVQNYALRGEHLLGSKVDLDWSVNYAIASEDKPHQRYIEFENSKMNFSPDLSNPEKPMFNLLAADNLGSYKLSDLSDANNFTQEKELGAKVNVRFPFSVIDGQKGRLRTGFRMRLKKKERENDFYAFTPVNTMGSLLSVPTINLDGQNFQPGNYVPGTFVDPSFLGGLDLFNPTLFNGKLKPEKYLSSNYNAKEQIYAGYIRWDQDFNDKLSMIVGARVETTNIDYTGNYVMNEKDLVGQINNTNTYTNVLPNISFKYVPVQDLVLRAAFTTALARPNYYSLVPYLNVISEDEIVAAGNPNLKATYAYNFDFMAEKYFKSVGILSGGIFYKNLNNFIYTYSQRNYTANDFANDFAGQSNPIPAGESNWKFTQQRNGDNVDIYGFEVALQRQLDFIPGAFWKGLGVYVNYTYTKSKAKGITNEEGTERTDVGFPGAAPHMFNGSLSWENKRFSARVSMNYASHYIDELGGKAFDDRYYDKQFFLDANASYKITSQLRVFAEANNLTNQPLRYYQGIQSRTAQAEYYRPRFTMGVKFDF from the coding sequence GTGAAGAAAATTTTTACATCTGTTTTATTTTGTGCCTCTATTTTTTTCTATGCGCAAACCGGATCTCTTTCCGGAAACATTAATGACGATTCGAAAATAGCCCTGCCGGGAGCTAAAATCTCTCTAAGTCCGGGGAATATTTATACCACTTCAGATGAACATGGAAACTTTGTTTTCCTGAACGTTCCTCCGGGGAGTTATACCATGAAAATTGATTATCTTGGGTATGGTGTTCATGAATACAACGTTACAGTTGAAAGTGAGAAAAACACCCGCCAGAATATTATTTTCGATAAAAAAGAAACCTCTATTGCAGAAGTTGTAGTATCAGGAGCTACTTTAAAAAATCAGGCAAGAGCTTTAAACAAGCAAAAAAACAACGCCAATATTACCAATGTAATTTCTTCTGATCAGATCGGGCGTTTTCCTGATGCCAATATCGGGGATGCTTTGAAGCGTGTTCCGGGAGTTACCATACAAAATGATCAGGGAGAAGCCAGAAATCTTATTATCAGAGGACTGGCTCCCAATCTTAACTCCGTTACCCTGAATGGTGACAGAATTCCCTCTGCTGAAGGAGATAACCGTAATGTACAGATGGACCTGATCCCTTCTGATATGATCTCTACGATTGAGGTTAATAAAACCCTGACTCCAGATATGGACGCTGATGCCATCGGAGGTTCCGTCAATCTTATTACCAGAGCTTCCCCGAATGGACAAAGAATTTCTGCAACCGTTGCCGGAGGATACAATCCAATCCGCGAAAAAGGAAATTATACCGCCGGTTTTGTCTATGGAAACCGGTTTTTGGATAAAAAACTAGGGGCTGTATTCAGTTTTTCCTATAACAACAACAATTTCGGTTCGGATAATATAGAACCGGTATGGAGCCAGGCGAACGATCTTGCACAGACTGTTTATGTAAGCAAAATGGGTGTACGTTATTATAATGAACACCGTATCAGACACAGTTTTGATCTTAATATGGATTATGAATTCAATTCCAAAAACAAGATCTACGCTTCTGCAATGTATAATTTCAGAAATGATAAGGAAACCAGACTGGCATTAGGGTATAAAATAAAACCGGTCTATAACGCCGATGAAACTGAGATTACAGACTGGAAAGGAAGTATCACAAGACAGAATAAAGGCGGTGATGCTGATAATGACAATACCCGTCTTGAAAAACAGAAAGTTCAGAACTATGCTTTAAGAGGAGAACATTTATTAGGTTCCAAGGTAGATCTTGACTGGTCTGTCAACTATGCAATCGCCAGTGAAGATAAGCCTCACCAGCGTTATATAGAGTTTGAAAACAGCAAAATGAATTTCTCTCCTGACCTTAGTAATCCTGAAAAACCGATGTTCAATCTCCTTGCTGCAGATAATTTAGGAAGTTATAAATTGAGTGATCTTTCCGATGCCAATAACTTTACACAGGAAAAGGAACTGGGAGCAAAAGTGAATGTACGTTTTCCATTTTCAGTGATTGATGGCCAGAAAGGACGTCTTCGTACCGGTTTCCGCATGCGTTTGAAGAAAAAAGAAAGAGAGAATGACTTCTACGCCTTTACTCCGGTCAACACTATGGGAAGCCTTTTATCTGTTCCGACAATAAATCTTGATGGTCAGAACTTCCAGCCGGGAAATTACGTTCCGGGAACATTCGTTGACCCTTCTTTCCTTGGAGGGCTGGATTTATTCAATCCAACTTTGTTTAATGGTAAATTAAAGCCTGAAAAATATCTTTCAAGCAACTACAATGCGAAGGAGCAGATCTATGCAGGCTATATCCGTTGGGATCAGGATTTCAATGATAAATTATCCATGATCGTTGGAGCGCGTGTTGAAACGACCAATATCGATTACACCGGAAACTATGTGATGAATGAAAAGGACCTGGTAGGACAAATCAATAATACGAATACATACACCAATGTACTTCCGAATATTTCCTTCAAATATGTTCCGGTGCAGGATCTTGTGCTTCGTGCAGCATTTACCACAGCTCTGGCACGCCCCAATTATTACTCACTGGTTCCTTACCTTAATGTTATTTCAGAAGACGAGATCGTAGCAGCCGGAAATCCAAACTTAAAAGCAACCTATGCCTATAATTTTGATTTTATGGCAGAAAAGTATTTTAAGTCTGTAGGGATACTTTCCGGAGGTATTTTTTATAAAAACCTGAATAATTTTATTTATACGTATTCCCAAAGAAATTATACTGCGAATGATTTCGCGAATGATTTTGCAGGACAGTCCAACCCAATTCCTGCGGGAGAAAGCAACTGGAAGTTTACCCAGCAGCGTAATGGTGACAATGTAGATATTTATGGGTTTGAAGTGGCTTTACAAAGACAGCTTGACTTTATTCCAGGCGCTTTCTGGAAAGGACTTGGAGTTTATGTAAACTATACTTACACCAAATCCAAAGCAAAAGGAATCACCAATGAAGAAGGCACTGAGAGAACAGATGTAGGGTTTCCCGGCGCTGCTCCTCATATGTTCAACGGATCTCTTTCGTGGGAAAATAAACGTTTTTCAGCAAGAGTTTCCATGAACTATGCGTCTCATTATATTGATGAACTGGGAGGAAAAGCCTTTGACGACCGTTATTATGACAAACAGTTTTTCCTCGATGCCAATGCTTCCTACAAGATTACAAGCCAGCTCAGAGTTTTTGCAGAAGCCAATAATCTGACGAATCAGCCGTTAAGGTATTACCAGGGAATCCAGAGCAGAACCGCTCAGGCTGAATATTACAGGCCAAGATTTACAATGGGGGTAAAATTTGATTTTTAA